Proteins encoded by one window of Yersinia massiliensis:
- the recA gene encoding recombinase RecA, whose amino-acid sequence MAIDENKQKALAAALGQIEKQFGKGSIMRLGEDRSMDVETISTGSLSLDIALGAGGLPMGRIVEIYGPESSGKTTLTLQVIAAAQREGKTCAFIDAEHALDPIYAKKLGVDIDNLLCSQPDTGEQALEICDALTRSGAVDVIIVDSVAALTPKAEIEGEIGDSHMGLAARMMSQAMRKLAGNLKNANTLLIFINQIRMKIGVMFGNPETTTGGNALKFYASVRLDIRRIGAVKDGDVVVGSETRVKVVKNKIAAPFKQAEFQILYGEGININGELVDLGVKHKLIEKAGAWYSYNGDKIGQGKANASNYLKENPAVAAELDKKLRELLLNGGNGEQAVATATIADETDETSEEF is encoded by the coding sequence ATGGCTATTGATGAGAATAAACAAAAGGCGTTAGCAGCAGCACTGGGCCAAATTGAAAAACAATTCGGCAAAGGCTCTATTATGCGTCTTGGCGAAGACCGCTCAATGGATGTTGAAACCATTTCTACTGGTTCACTTTCTCTTGATATCGCATTGGGGGCGGGTGGCTTACCAATGGGGCGTATTGTTGAGATTTACGGGCCTGAATCCTCAGGTAAAACGACGCTGACATTGCAGGTTATCGCTGCTGCACAGCGTGAAGGTAAAACCTGTGCATTTATCGATGCAGAGCATGCGCTTGATCCAATTTATGCCAAAAAATTGGGCGTAGATATCGATAACCTATTGTGTTCTCAGCCAGATACCGGCGAGCAAGCATTGGAAATCTGTGATGCATTGACCCGCTCAGGTGCCGTTGACGTTATCATCGTTGACTCCGTGGCTGCATTGACGCCAAAAGCTGAAATTGAAGGCGAAATTGGTGACTCTCACATGGGTCTGGCAGCGCGCATGATGAGCCAGGCGATGCGTAAATTGGCCGGTAACCTGAAGAATGCCAATACATTACTGATCTTCATTAACCAGATTCGTATGAAAATCGGCGTGATGTTTGGTAACCCTGAAACCACAACCGGTGGTAACGCGCTTAAATTTTACGCTTCTGTTCGTTTGGATATCCGCCGCATTGGTGCCGTCAAAGACGGTGACGTGGTAGTGGGTAGTGAGACTCGCGTCAAAGTGGTGAAGAACAAAATTGCTGCGCCATTTAAGCAAGCTGAATTCCAGATCCTGTACGGCGAAGGCATCAACATTAACGGCGAGCTGGTTGATTTGGGCGTTAAGCACAAACTGATCGAGAAAGCGGGCGCATGGTATAGCTATAACGGTGACAAGATTGGTCAGGGTAAAGCGAATGCCAGCAACTATCTAAAAGAAAACCCAGCGGTTGCTGCGGAGTTAGATAAAAAGTTGCGTGAACTGTTGCTCAACGGCGGTAACGGTGAACAAGCTGTTGCCACCGCAACAATTGCTGACGAGACGGATGAAACCAGCGAAGAGTTTTAA
- the pncC gene encoding nicotinamide-nucleotide amidase: MSKTQLRQLSIAVGDKLKARGAWVTCAESCTGGWVAKALTDIAGSSAYFDRGFVTYSNAAKHDLLGVDETTLANYGAVSEPVVREMAQGALSAANADFSVSISGIAGPEGGSVDKPVGTVWFAFATREGQIEAHKQVFSGDRDAVRLQATVFALQTLLNDFL; encoded by the coding sequence ATGAGCAAAACACAACTACGCCAACTCAGTATTGCAGTCGGTGATAAGTTGAAAGCGCGTGGCGCTTGGGTGACTTGTGCTGAATCTTGTACCGGCGGCTGGGTGGCTAAAGCGCTGACGGATATAGCAGGCAGCTCAGCATACTTTGACCGTGGCTTCGTCACTTACAGCAATGCCGCAAAACATGATTTGCTGGGTGTCGATGAAACCACGTTGGCAAATTATGGTGCGGTGAGTGAACCCGTGGTACGAGAGATGGCGCAAGGCGCATTAAGTGCTGCCAATGCAGATTTTTCAGTATCGATCAGCGGTATTGCGGGGCCAGAGGGTGGCAGCGTAGATAAACCGGTGGGGACAGTCTGGTTTGCTTTTGCCACGCGTGAAGGGCAGATTGAGGCGCATAAACAGGTTTTTTCTGGCGATCGTGATGCCGTGAGACTGCAAGCGACTGTTTTTGCACTACAAACACTGCTTAATGATTTTCTGTAA
- a CDS encoding MFS transporter, producing the protein MKKILNAFFPLYSATVLMLLGSGLLTTYISLRLTAIHVSGALIGAIIAANYIGLVIGGKVGHFLIARVGHIRAYVACAGIITAAVLTHGLTEYIPAWVVLRLIIGLCMMCQFMVLESWLNDQAESSQRGKVFGFYMAATYAGMALGQVVLMLQPELGLSTLMIIALFFALCLVPVALTTRSNAQQMSPAPMELRFFIHSIPKILASTLVVGMIVGSFYGLAPVYASLQSLSTQETGLFMALSIFAGLVAQLPLSWLSDRYNRTLLIRINALLLALTALPLALVPHIAFHFLLVLGFIVSMLQFTLYPLVVALANDLIAPERRVSLAACLLMSFGVGASIGPLAVGALIAPLGGNILYAFFALCGLGLIALSRTVKQDQDEFVNDAPLPHMAIPDSLVSSPLSPALNPSFDEQMIHDVMPPLDQPDITEESENNSVAGTSKAQDLEP; encoded by the coding sequence GTGAAAAAAATTCTTAACGCCTTCTTCCCTCTCTATAGTGCGACCGTATTGATGTTACTTGGCTCTGGTTTGCTGACGACGTATATCTCGCTGCGTTTGACAGCTATCCATGTCTCAGGGGCATTGATCGGGGCAATCATTGCCGCAAACTATATTGGTTTGGTGATCGGCGGCAAAGTCGGTCACTTCTTGATAGCTCGGGTGGGCCATATCCGTGCCTATGTGGCTTGTGCCGGTATTATCACTGCTGCTGTGCTGACTCACGGGCTGACCGAATATATCCCGGCATGGGTCGTTCTACGCTTGATTATTGGCCTGTGTATGATGTGCCAGTTTATGGTACTGGAAAGCTGGCTTAACGATCAGGCAGAATCTAGTCAGCGCGGAAAAGTATTTGGCTTTTATATGGCTGCGACCTACGCCGGTATGGCATTAGGTCAGGTGGTCTTAATGCTTCAGCCTGAGTTAGGGTTGAGCACATTAATGATTATCGCGCTATTTTTTGCCCTTTGTCTGGTCCCTGTCGCACTCACCACTCGCAGCAATGCTCAGCAAATGTCTCCAGCCCCCATGGAGTTGAGATTTTTTATCCATTCAATTCCTAAAATACTGGCGTCAACCTTAGTGGTGGGCATGATCGTCGGTTCGTTTTATGGGTTAGCACCGGTCTACGCCAGTCTACAATCGCTATCAACACAAGAGACCGGGCTGTTTATGGCGTTATCTATTTTTGCCGGTTTAGTGGCCCAACTACCACTCAGTTGGTTATCCGATCGCTATAACCGGACGTTATTGATCAGAATTAATGCGTTATTGTTAGCGTTAACCGCCCTCCCCCTAGCACTGGTGCCACATATTGCATTTCATTTCCTGCTCGTGCTGGGTTTTATCGTCAGTATGCTGCAGTTTACGCTGTATCCACTGGTCGTCGCGTTGGCGAATGACCTTATTGCGCCAGAGCGGCGAGTGTCACTGGCAGCATGTTTACTGATGTCATTCGGTGTCGGTGCCAGTATCGGCCCACTTGCTGTTGGTGCCCTGATTGCGCCGCTAGGGGGCAATATTCTGTACGCATTCTTTGCTCTGTGTGGTTTGGGCTTAATCGCGCTCAGTCGAACCGTGAAGCAAGATCAAGATGAGTTTGTTAACGATGCGCCACTGCCACACATGGCCATACCCGATAGCCTCGTCAGTTCGCCACTGTCTCCCGCACTGAACCCCAGCTTTGACGAACAGATGATTCACGATGTCATGCCGCCGCTCGATCAACCTGATATCACTGAAGAATCGGAAAACAATTCCGTTGCTGGGACAAGTAAAGCGCAAGACCTCGAGCCGTGA
- a CDS encoding sugar-binding transcriptional regulator → MSRQDEQRLLVKIATLYYTEGMKQSEIADSLHLSQSFVSRAITRCVKEGVVKISVIQPPNMFIGIESQIQKRYGIDQAIVVDVADDASPAQLKQAIGSAAAHYMQTSIRPNDMVGISSWSSTIRAMVDNLHPLNIKTSGVIQLLGGVGPNGNVQATLLTQALANILNCPAYLLPAQSIERSTEDRARLISSGEVADVVNKFAEVDLALVGIGDLEPSQLLKNSGNYYHEEMLKLLAERGAVGDLCLHYFDAAGNAVLSDEEDPVIGMSLPQLRACPRVVALAGGIGKSAAIRGALTGHYIDVLITDRVTAESLL, encoded by the coding sequence ATGTCGAGACAAGATGAACAACGGTTATTGGTGAAAATAGCGACGCTGTATTACACCGAAGGCATGAAGCAATCTGAGATTGCTGATAGCCTGCATTTGTCTCAGTCTTTCGTCTCCCGCGCGATAACCCGCTGCGTCAAAGAAGGCGTCGTGAAAATCAGCGTCATCCAACCCCCCAATATGTTTATTGGCATCGAATCGCAAATTCAAAAGCGTTACGGCATCGATCAGGCCATTGTGGTTGATGTCGCTGATGACGCCAGCCCCGCCCAGTTAAAACAGGCTATTGGCTCTGCGGCTGCCCACTACATGCAAACCAGTATTCGACCCAATGACATGGTGGGTATTTCCTCATGGAGCAGCACTATTCGGGCGATGGTCGATAATCTGCACCCCCTTAACATTAAAACCAGCGGTGTGATTCAGTTGTTAGGTGGCGTAGGCCCGAACGGTAACGTGCAAGCCACCTTATTAACGCAAGCCTTAGCCAATATCTTAAATTGCCCGGCCTACTTGCTCCCCGCACAAAGCATTGAACGCTCGACCGAAGACCGCGCACGCCTTATCTCCAGCGGCGAAGTTGCCGATGTGGTCAATAAATTTGCTGAAGTTGATCTGGCCTTGGTAGGGATTGGTGATTTGGAGCCATCACAGTTGCTGAAAAACTCGGGCAACTATTACCATGAAGAGATGCTTAAATTACTGGCAGAACGGGGCGCCGTGGGGGATTTATGTCTGCATTATTTTGATGCTGCGGGCAATGCCGTTCTCAGTGACGAAGAAGATCCGGTGATCGGCATGTCTCTACCGCAATTACGTGCTTGCCCACGCGTCGTGGCACTCGCTGGAGGAATAGGAAAAAGCGCGGCGATTCGCGGTGCACTCACCGGCCATTATATTGATGTTTTGATTACCGATCGCGTCACAGCCGAGAGCTTGCTGTAG
- a CDS encoding L-fucose/L-arabinose isomerase family protein, protein MSAIPRQLTFAVIIGNRGFFPSYLVADARRDAQALFERLGINIIMLNEEQTPLGGVENWRDAKVCADLFRQHSEEIHGVVVILPNFGDEKSVSDAIRLSGLKVPVLVQAEEDALDKMGLATRRDSFCGKISLCNNLRQYGIPFTLTKQHVCSLNSEVFSQDVEQFVQLCRVVHAMKRVRVGAIGARPTNFNTVRYSEKLLENLGITVETLDLSEVFFRVANLSDDDIRVGEKLALLKANGDTRAIPQDKLHTMAKLFVVISEWIIANDIDTTAMQCWTSLQQNLGINVCSIMSVMSGQLMPSACEVDVMGALSMYALASSSLAPASIADWNNNFGAERDKCVLFHCGNFASESLESSTMGTADIIGTTVGCENTCGAVHGRMKSGPLTYFRLSSDDFTGQVRAYVGEGRSVSDELDTVGCRAVVEVPQLESLLTHICNNGFEHHVAMNHSATAQVLQEAFSKYLGIDCYWHGK, encoded by the coding sequence ATGTCAGCAATACCTCGTCAGTTAACTTTCGCGGTGATTATCGGCAATCGGGGTTTCTTTCCAAGTTATCTGGTCGCCGATGCGCGCCGTGATGCACAGGCGCTGTTTGAAAGATTAGGTATCAACATCATTATGCTCAATGAAGAGCAAACACCGCTGGGCGGCGTCGAAAACTGGCGGGACGCTAAAGTTTGTGCTGATTTGTTCCGCCAGCACAGTGAAGAGATCCACGGTGTGGTTGTGATTCTGCCTAACTTTGGCGATGAAAAAAGTGTCTCTGATGCTATCCGCCTGTCTGGCCTGAAAGTCCCCGTCTTGGTACAAGCAGAAGAAGATGCCCTAGACAAAATGGGATTGGCGACTCGCCGTGATAGTTTCTGCGGTAAAATTTCTCTGTGTAATAACCTGCGCCAATATGGCATTCCGTTCACCCTGACTAAACAGCATGTTTGTAGCCTGAACAGTGAGGTGTTCAGTCAGGATGTCGAGCAATTCGTGCAGTTGTGCCGTGTGGTTCACGCCATGAAACGGGTACGTGTTGGGGCTATCGGTGCGCGTCCGACTAACTTTAATACGGTGCGCTACAGCGAAAAGTTATTAGAGAATTTGGGGATTACAGTTGAAACCCTCGATTTATCTGAAGTGTTCTTCCGCGTCGCTAATCTCAGCGATGACGATATCCGTGTCGGGGAAAAATTGGCGCTATTAAAAGCCAATGGTGACACCCGCGCGATCCCACAAGATAAGCTGCACACCATGGCGAAGCTGTTCGTGGTCATCAGCGAATGGATTATCGCCAATGATATCGATACGACCGCGATGCAGTGTTGGACCTCGTTGCAACAGAATTTGGGGATCAACGTCTGCTCAATCATGAGCGTGATGTCGGGGCAGTTGATGCCAAGTGCTTGTGAGGTTGATGTGATGGGGGCGCTGTCGATGTATGCGCTAGCCAGTAGTTCGCTGGCACCGGCATCTATTGCTGACTGGAATAACAATTTTGGCGCTGAACGCGATAAATGCGTACTTTTCCACTGTGGTAACTTTGCCAGCGAAAGTTTGGAGAGCTCAACCATGGGGACGGCCGATATTATCGGTACAACGGTGGGTTGCGAGAATACCTGTGGGGCCGTCCATGGCCGCATGAAATCGGGTCCATTGACCTATTTCCGTCTCTCGTCTGATGATTTTACGGGGCAGGTACGGGCTTATGTGGGTGAGGGGCGTTCGGTCAGTGATGAGCTGGATACTGTGGGCTGCCGTGCCGTGGTGGAAGTGCCGCAACTGGAAAGTTTACTCACGCATATCTGTAACAACGGTTTTGAGCACCACGTGGCAATGAATCATTCTGCGACAGCTCAAGTGCTCCAAGAAGCCTTCAGTAAGTATTTGGGGATTGATTGCTACTGGCATGGCAAGTAA
- a CDS encoding FGGY family carbohydrate kinase, producing the protein MSMPIILAIDEGTTNAKAIAVDTAGQILAKSSVPLQLDHPKPGWAEQDPLAIWHAVAQAIEGCLSQLAGARIAGVAISNQRESVLIWERETGVPLTQVVSWQCRRSEAFCQALSQLPEAAIIAERTGLQIDPLFPAAKIHGLLADIPRGVERAAHGELCVGTIDCWLTWQLTGGQSFSTDFSNAARTQLFNIHLGQWDPDLLALFGIPSLCLPAVLPSAAIHGHTGNTGIFGLPQGVPIVAQIGDSHAALYGQGGDRAGEIKATYGTGSSLMTTIKQAVTQNHGLSTTIAWHDGELRYALEGNITHTGSGVAWVSRMLGITDFARLTDMAQSQSGNQGVYFVPALSGLGAPYWDSQARGMFCGLTDATTPAVLARAGLESIAYQIADVFFAMERAGNHRLERLRVDGGATSNHWLMQFQADLLQRTLIRNHTAEVSALGAAYLGGKTLGWWQDSQQLAALPREVEYIEPRAQSAEMQDNYSLWQTAIARARFQPK; encoded by the coding sequence ATGTCGATGCCGATTATTCTGGCGATTGATGAAGGAACCACCAATGCGAAAGCCATCGCGGTAGATACGGCTGGGCAAATTCTGGCGAAATCATCGGTGCCATTACAGTTGGACCACCCTAAACCCGGCTGGGCAGAGCAGGACCCGCTGGCTATCTGGCATGCGGTTGCGCAAGCAATAGAAGGCTGCCTGAGCCAATTAGCGGGGGCGCGGATTGCTGGCGTGGCTATCAGCAATCAACGCGAATCGGTACTGATTTGGGAACGTGAAACGGGAGTCCCATTAACGCAAGTCGTGAGTTGGCAATGTCGCCGCTCTGAGGCGTTCTGTCAGGCGTTAAGTCAGTTACCCGAAGCGGCCATTATCGCCGAGCGTACTGGCTTGCAGATTGATCCCTTGTTCCCTGCCGCCAAAATCCACGGCCTGCTTGCTGACATCCCACGGGGTGTTGAGCGGGCGGCTCACGGCGAATTGTGCGTCGGGACCATTGATTGCTGGCTGACTTGGCAACTCACGGGGGGACAAAGTTTCTCTACCGACTTTTCCAACGCGGCGCGTACTCAACTGTTTAATATCCATTTGGGGCAATGGGACCCTGATCTGCTGGCGTTATTTGGTATTCCAAGTCTTTGCTTGCCAGCAGTGTTGCCCTCGGCGGCGATTCACGGACACACCGGAAATACCGGTATTTTCGGTTTACCTCAGGGTGTCCCGATTGTGGCGCAAATTGGCGATTCACATGCAGCGCTGTATGGGCAAGGCGGTGACCGTGCCGGTGAAATCAAGGCCACTTATGGCACCGGTTCTTCCTTGATGACGACAATCAAACAAGCCGTCACACAGAATCATGGTCTGAGTACCACCATTGCGTGGCACGACGGCGAGTTACGTTATGCCCTTGAAGGCAATATCACGCATACCGGCTCCGGTGTGGCATGGGTTTCACGCATGCTGGGCATCACCGATTTCGCTCGCCTCACTGACATGGCGCAAAGCCAATCGGGTAATCAAGGGGTTTACTTCGTCCCAGCGTTATCGGGGTTAGGTGCACCTTATTGGGACAGTCAAGCGCGGGGAATGTTTTGTGGCCTGACCGATGCGACGACACCGGCAGTGCTCGCGCGCGCAGGATTAGAATCCATCGCTTATCAAATCGCGGATGTCTTTTTTGCCATGGAGCGGGCAGGGAATCATCGCCTTGAACGGCTGCGAGTCGATGGTGGTGCTACCAGCAACCACTGGCTGATGCAATTTCAAGCCGATTTATTGCAACGCACATTAATACGCAATCACACCGCAGAAGTGTCCGCATTGGGGGCGGCTTATTTAGGCGGGAAAACCCTTGGCTGGTGGCAGGACAGCCAGCAACTCGCGGCGCTCCCCCGCGAAGTGGAATACATCGAACCGCGCGCTCAAAGTGCGGAGATGCAAGATAACTATAGCCTCTGGCAAACGGCCATCGCGCGTGCGCGTTTTCAGCCGAAATAA
- a CDS encoding transketolase family protein: protein MSNAEHLASVMVEQFIKAVDNGVDLVPVVADSTSTAKIGPFITRFPDRLVNVGIAEQAMVGTAVGLSMGGKVAVTCNAAPFLISRANEQLKIDVCYNNSNVKLFGLNSGASYGPLASTHHCIDDISILRGFGNIEIYAPSDPQECRQIIDYAIAHQGPVYIRLDGKALPSLHDEHYQFTPGQIDVLQQGQDIALVAMGSTVHEAVSAAAVLADNNVSAAVVNVSSIRPCDTQQLLSILQNSQRVITIEEHNINGGVGSLVAEVLAEAGCGIPLVRLGIPDGSYAIAADRADMRAYHGFDTAGIVAHALRFCRGE from the coding sequence ATGAGTAATGCAGAACATTTGGCTTCAGTGATGGTGGAGCAGTTTATTAAAGCGGTGGATAACGGTGTCGATCTGGTGCCGGTGGTGGCTGACTCTACCTCGACAGCCAAAATCGGGCCGTTTATCACTCGCTTCCCTGACCGGTTAGTGAACGTGGGTATTGCCGAGCAGGCGATGGTGGGAACGGCAGTGGGGTTATCGATGGGCGGCAAAGTGGCCGTGACCTGTAACGCTGCACCCTTCTTGATTTCACGCGCCAATGAACAGCTGAAAATTGATGTTTGCTACAACAACAGCAACGTAAAACTGTTTGGCCTTAACTCAGGGGCCAGTTATGGGCCGTTGGCCAGTACTCATCACTGTATCGATGACATTTCTATCTTGCGCGGCTTTGGCAATATCGAAATCTATGCACCTTCTGATCCGCAAGAATGTCGCCAGATCATTGATTACGCCATTGCGCATCAGGGGCCGGTTTATATCCGTCTGGACGGTAAAGCACTGCCATCGCTGCATGATGAACACTACCAATTCACACCCGGTCAAATTGATGTTTTACAGCAAGGGCAGGATATTGCTCTGGTAGCGATGGGTTCAACAGTGCATGAGGCTGTCAGTGCAGCAGCCGTGCTGGCAGACAACAACGTTTCTGCTGCGGTGGTCAATGTTTCTTCGATCAGGCCGTGTGATACTCAACAGCTGTTAAGCATCCTCCAAAACAGCCAGCGGGTGATAACCATCGAAGAGCACAATATCAATGGCGGTGTGGGGAGTCTGGTGGCTGAAGTATTGGCCGAAGCGGGCTGTGGCATTCCGCTGGTCAGACTCGGTATTCCTGATGGCAGTTATGCGATAGCGGCCGATAGAGCCGATATGCGCGCCTATCATGGTTTTGATACGGCAGGCATTGTCGCGCATGCTCTGCGGTTTTGCCGAGGAGAGTAA
- a CDS encoding transketolase yields the protein MNPYSLSVDELVRKARAIRRRIVLLNANSPAGGHTGADLSQVEILTALYFRLLNCAPDRLADPERDIYVQSKGHAVGGYYCCLAEAGYFPEEWLATYQHANSHLPGHPVKHKTPGIELNTGALGHGLPVAVGIALAAKRANSKRRVFVLTGDGELAEGSNWEAALVAAHYQLDNLIIINDKNKLQLAGTTKSIMNTDPLADKWQAFGLQVTECQGNDMQSVVDTLEGLQQNGKPNVVIANTEKGAGISFIQGRVEWHHRVPKGAEIDLALEELNDE from the coding sequence ATGAATCCGTATTCACTGTCAGTCGATGAGCTGGTGAGAAAGGCGCGCGCTATCCGTCGCCGGATCGTCCTGCTTAATGCGAACAGCCCCGCAGGGGGGCATACCGGTGCTGATCTTTCGCAGGTAGAGATTCTGACCGCACTCTATTTTCGCCTCCTCAATTGTGCACCTGATCGTCTTGCTGATCCTGAGCGCGATATCTATGTGCAATCTAAAGGCCACGCGGTGGGCGGCTATTACTGCTGTCTGGCTGAAGCAGGCTATTTCCCTGAAGAGTGGCTGGCGACTTATCAGCACGCCAACTCTCATCTGCCGGGTCATCCGGTAAAACACAAAACGCCGGGCATTGAGCTTAATACCGGTGCGCTGGGTCATGGTTTGCCGGTTGCGGTGGGCATTGCGCTGGCGGCCAAGCGCGCCAACAGCAAACGCCGGGTCTTTGTCCTGACCGGTGACGGCGAACTGGCCGAAGGGAGCAACTGGGAGGCCGCGTTAGTCGCTGCTCACTACCAGTTAGATAACCTGATAATCATTAACGATAAAAACAAACTCCAGCTTGCGGGCACCACAAAATCAATCATGAACACCGATCCACTGGCAGATAAGTGGCAAGCATTTGGCCTACAAGTCACTGAATGTCAGGGCAATGACATGCAATCAGTGGTGGACACGCTGGAAGGGCTACAACAAAACGGTAAACCCAATGTGGTGATTGCTAACACCGAAAAAGGTGCAGGCATCTCCTTTATTCAAGGGCGTGTGGAGTGGCACCACCGGGTGCCAAAAGGTGCTGAAATTGATCTGGCACTGGAGGAATTAAATGATGAGTAA